A window from Podospora bellae-mahoneyi strain CBS 112042 chromosome 1 map unlocalized CBS112042p_1, whole genome shotgun sequence encodes these proteins:
- a CDS encoding uncharacterized protein (EggNog:ENOG503PFKT), with product MSGDSISGRRDTDYSLLQVLDEYVKQDTCHPKFAKYFREYITANWPHPSPPGAPEGSEEYEKWVNEWNDFFAYCGRILRNPELTKYNFGSSVLRQIEKYDIYDDWFPEEGFGPTGKEFDPIPEEYRIGSSRPGTSATISYMTPSTHGSQANRGSRRLEPKQSVGSSDSNAETTPINMVPPSAMSSGLSGEAPARKPITMDTTGADSTIKSYDQYGKQQQPLATHLQAMVAYLENGESHDPGFSERMSDTIDYLQWLGSGKDARNQLHNASEFTKAVYKKAIELIDGHLKRDKQRRIATPVAFTERPVSFAATRSSRLNHLTNPRDFPLPSKRGVPDHSQLLPYNITPAPEKRPIQGALLEHPEHYAQFLEDEGKIWLPYSEDLEKLDDMEIPTSVTADELENNLAVIESDIYVQYTKAQGNSATWEKGDPIGWTTHRTDEAGVRHTYISTGEDPKTGKETLNLMDLSDPKDWASVRGVRRAGLQLMLRNLRTNENDFVYYDSDSNGQRARRLVLPIPVATIRKVMERANGKQWKPPTLFDEKPLVWSHWEPFRFTDRFQAYTEATKGMKAVAYQTATERHLRDRSWVSLPKNVKTGGPFVWRGLSPQEQAEEDLLKRCLAIRGYVAMCWNRAPRPLLANMIQFLTAGDPSSDAFPEPEELGKIGEITFGESDYRHTVIDGTRQRAGIRFIDEEDIWWLKVLGSGCVNKKSWPGKIFPDEPRETYRLFRIFAKRILRLLEDPNPEGILYSSASVVTVEDLLKVTNAGANGKAAVNKHEFSPYEACQHLDRLAQTGHIDFELDPACYGTVRRPAYDFYPEHRIVYDAAEKKRDTLFPRSIRPWADVCLEPYSGKTKSPPRVLYAVDNFYRSLAYRLGFTIFHLQKKSAARKKSYMSVRNKQPVQYAWLHDAIKKFNAVYDETVEEELRARPNPPAPYGHTWRDIKALVQDTEFGEGGHTNPASHPIIPHRGYLKDNASAIQHLRNKIIQEVSANNTLLAPARAKTVINLSTGLPEVILTRGVSWKFGSLVARQENFRRQFFSLNRWPLVLQSEKTQKKIKNDEWHADGVDPKQVFDHQAADPIHAFFSREKLRPYVEDPVKYRAGPAVFPVGDTAWQRKRVEEHMTALVYESIGLNGAVPRGGTFREKLKDFFFREPLRPYLNGAEKLTESQLEARYGKLPDVPPNRVPRSWATEVLVGEKVENRKRKVDEILEAKKQEEEARNLARYKRRRVDDQVVGTRMTGGVY from the exons ATGTCTGGTGATAGCATATCTGGGCGGAGGGATACCGATTACTCCCTGCTGCAAGTGCTTGACGAGTATGTGAAGCAAGATACCTGTCATCCAAAATTTGCCAAGTACTTCAGGGAATACATCACCGCGAATTGGCCCCATCCCTCACCGCCGGGAGCGCCAGAGGGCAGCGAGGAGTACGAGAAGTGGGTGAATGAGTGGAATGATTTCTTCGCCTACTGTGGCAGGATACTGCGCAATCCCGAACTCACCAAGTATAATTTCGGTAGCAGCGTTCTCAGACAAATCGAAAAGTACGACATCTACGACGACTGGTTTCCGGAAGAGGGCTTCGGGCCAACAGGCAAAGAATTTGACCCAATTCCGGAGGAATATCGCATCGGGTCTTCCAGGCCTGGGACTTCCGCCACGATCAGCTATATGACTCCTTCGACGCACGGGAGTCAGGCAAATCGAGGCTCGAGACGCCTCGAGCCCAAACAGTCCGTGGGTTCAAGTGATTCGAACGCAGAAACCACTCCTATCAATATGGTGCCACCTTCTGCAATGTCTTCAGGTCTTTCAGGAGAAGCTCCTGCGAGAAAACCTATCACAATGGACACGACTGGTGCTGATTCCACAATCAAGTCTTACGATCAGTATGGtaagcaacagcagccactGGCAACACATCTCCAGGCGATGGTTGCCTACCTGGAAAATGGGGAGAGCCATGACCCTGGCTTTTCGGAGCGAATGAGCGACACTATCGACTATCTTCAGTGGTTGGGTTCCGGGAAGGATGCACGGAACCAGCTGCACAACGCAAGCGAGTTCACAAAGGCTGTCTATAAGAAAGCAATTGAGTTGATCGACGGCCATCTGAAGCGCGACAAGCAACGACGCATAGCCACTCCGGTTGCATTTACCGAGAGGCCAGTCAGCTTCGCTGCCACCAGATCCTCACGCCTGaaccacctcaccaacccccgtGACTTTCCATTGCCCTCCAAGCGCGGCGTCCCGGACCACTCTCAGCTGCTACCCTACAACATCACGCCAGCGCCAGAGAAAAGGCCCATTCAGGGGGCCCTCCTTGAGCATCCAGAGCATTATGCCCAGTTTCTGGAGGATGAAGGGAAGATCTGGCTCCCGTACTCGGAAGACCTTGAAAAGCTGGATGACATGGAAATCCCCACCTCCGTGACCGCCGACGAGCTCGAAAACAACCTAGCGGTGATAGAGTCCGACATTTATGTGCAATACACCAAGGCTCAAGGAAACAGTGCGACATGGGAGAAGGGTGATCCCATCGGCTGGACGACCCACAGGACGGACGAAGCCGGAGTACGACACACATATATCTCAACCGGAGAGGACCCCAAAACCGGGAAAGAAACGCTGAACCTGATGGACCTCAGCGATCCAAAAGACTGGGCCTCAGTGAGGGGTGTCAGGCGAGCTGGTTTGCAGTTGATGCTTCGAAATCTTCGAACTAACGAAAACGACTTTGTCTACTATGATTCCGACAGCAATGGGCAGAGAGCGAGGAGGCTCGTGTTGCCCATTCCAGTCGCCACCATCCGGAAGGTCATGGAGAGAGCTAACGGGAAGCAATGGAAACCCCCAACACTCTTTGACGAGAAGCCGTTGGTTTGGAGCCATTGGGAGCCATTCCGCTTCACCGACAGATTCCAGGCGTACACTGAGGCCACCAAAGGAATGAAGGCAGTGGCTTATCAGACTGCCACAGAGCGCCATCTGCGTGACAGGTCTTGGGTCTCATTGCCCAAGAATGTCAAGACTGGCGGCCCATTTGTCTGGAGAGGACTGAGTCCCCAGGAAcaggctgaagaagatctCCTGAAAAGGTGTCTTGCGATCCGTGGTTATGTCGCCATGTGCTGGAACAGGGCCCCGCGACCGCTGCTGGCAAACATGATCCAGTTCCTGACAGCGGGGGACCCCAGCTCAGATGCCTTCCCTGAGCCCGAGGAGTTGGGTAAGATTGGCGAGATCACCTTTGGCGAGTCAGACTACAGACATACAGTCATCGACGGGACACGCCAGCGAGCAGGCATTCGCTTTATCGACGAAGAGGATATCTGGTGGCTCAAGGTCCTGGGAAGCGGCTGCGTCAACAAGAAGTCCTGGCCGGGCAAGATCTTCCCTGACGAGCCCAGGGAGACATACCGTCTCTTCCGCATCTTTGCCAAGAGGATTCTCCGGCTTTTGGAGGATCCCAACCCGGAAGGGATTCTCTATTCTTCTGCCAGCGTTGTGACGGTAGAGGACTTGCTCAAAGTCACCAACGCCGGCGCCAACGGAAAGGCGGCCGTCAACAAGCACGAGTTCTCGCCGTACGAAGCCTGCCAACATCTCGACCGCCTCGCCCAGACGGGCCACATTGACTTTGAGCTCGACCCGGCCTGCTACGGCACAGTCCGGCGCCCCGCCTACGATTTCTATCCCGAGCATCGGATAGTCTACGATGCGGctgagaagaaaagagacaccctcttccccagaaGCATCCGTCCGTGGGCAGACGTGTGCCTCGAACCCTACTCGGGCAAGACTAAAAGTCCTCCTCGCGTCCTCTACGCAGTCGACAATTTTTACCGCAGCCTCGCGTACCGGTTGGGTTTCaccatcttccacctccaaaagAAGTCCGCGGCCCGAAAAAAGTCCTACATGAGCGTGAGGAACAAGCAACCGGTCCAATACGCCTGGCTGCACGACGCGATCAAAAAGTTCAACGCCGTCTACGACGAaacggtggaggaggagctcagAGCCCGCCCCAACCCCCCGGCCCCGTACGGACACACCTGGAGGGACATTAAAGCCCTCGTTCAGGACACGgagtttggcgagggcgggCACACCAACCCTGCCAgccaccccatcatccctcaCCGGGGCTACCTCAAGGACAACGCCTCCGCCATCCAGCACCTCCGCAACAAGATCATCCAGGAGGTCAGCGCGaacaacaccctccttgCGCCTGCCAGGGCCAAAACGGTGATTAATCTGTCGACTGGCTTGCCAGAGGTCATCCTCACCCGGGGGGTATCGTGGAAGTTTGGGTCGTTGGTTGCCAGGCAGGAGAACTTTAGGAGGCAGTTTTTCAGTCTCAACCGGTGGCCGCTCGTTCTCCAGAGCGAGAAGACgcagaagaagatcaagaatGACGAGTGGCACGCTGACGGGGTCGATCCGAAGCAGGTGTTTGATCACCAGGCTGCCGATCCGATCCACGCGTTCTTCAGCAGGGAGAAGCTGAGGCCGTATGTGGAGGACCCGGTCAAGTACAGGGCTGGGCCGGCGGTTTTCCCGGTGGGGGATACGGCttggcagaggaagagggttgaGGAGCACATGACTGCTTTGGTTTATGAGT CTATCGGCCTCAACGGAGCCGTTCCCAGAGGAGGCACCTTTAGGGAAAAGCTCAAggacttcttcttcagggAGCCGCTCCGGCCATATCTCAACGGCGCGGAGAAGCTGACCGAGTCCCAGCTGGAGGCCAGGTACGGCAAGCTGCCTGACGTGCCGCCGAATAGGGTGCCCAGGAGCTGGGCCACCGAGGTGCTGGTTGGTGAAAAGGTGGAGAACCGAAAGAGAAAGGTGGACGAGATTTTGGAGGCGAAGaagcaggaagaggaggcgaggaatcTGGCGAGGTACAAGAGAAGGAGGGTAGATGATCAGGTTGTtgggacgaggatgacggggGGCGTTTACtag
- the ATP20 gene encoding ATP synthase subunit G atp20 (EggNog:ENOG503P5ST; COG:C), producing MSFALLSRRSALTMGRQMVRFESSATQKATETAKQTATKAQAQAAELSAKAQEGLSRVTAAAGPAITNAAKNVSGALGKVGGPTGRLVAFVESKTPALVYYTKVGIEVAKIVFRGQSMSPPSVSTFQTYFQNLWKQLQTPGPFFSQLAKSLNPQQVRNLSRTQVAAGGVLVAELLGFFTVGEMIGRLKIVGYHGGQKADAHH from the exons ATGTCTTTCGCCCTCCTCTCACGGCGGTCCGCCCTCACCATGGGCCGCCAGATGGTCCGTTTCGAGTCCTCCGCTACACAAAAGGCCACCGAAACTGCCAAGCAGACTGCCACCAAGGCTCAAGCTCAAGCCGCTGAGCTCTCGGCCAAGGCCCAGGAGGGTCTCTCTCGCGTCACTGCCGCTGCCGGTCCTGCTATCACCAACGCTGCGAAGAACGTCTCGGGTGCGCTGGGCAAGGTTGGCGGGCCCACTGGGCGTCTTGTTGCTTTTGTTGAGA GCAAAACCCCTGCCCTCGTTTACTACACCAAGGTTGGCATCGAGGTGGCCAAGATTGTCTTCCGGGGCCAGAGCATGTCTCCTCC CTCCGTCTCTACCTTCCAGACATACTTCCAGAACCTCTGGAAGCAACTCCAGACCCCCggccccttcttctcccagcTCGCCAAGtccctcaacccccagcAAGTGCGCAACCTCTCCAGGACACAAGTCGCTGCCGGCGGCGTCCTCGTCGCCGAGCTCCTCGGTTTCTTCACCGTGGGCGAGATGATTGGCAGACTCAAGATTGTCGGGTACCATGGTGGCCAGAAGGCTGATGCTCACCACTAA
- the lad1 gene encoding L-arabinitol 4-dehydrogenase (EggNog:ENOG503NUZ0; COG:Q) has product MSTTTTTTKVKASKANIGVFTNPGHDLWIDSAEPSLESVQQGSPELKEGEVTVAIRSTGICGSDVHFWKHGCIGPMIVTCDHVLGHESAGEIIAVHPSVKTLQVGDRVAIEPQVICNECEPCLTGRYNGCEKVDFLSTPPVAGLLRRYVNHKAVWCHKIGDMSYEDGAMLEPLSVALAGMQRAGVRLGDPVLICGAGPIGLITLLCCQAAGACPLVITDIDEGRLKFAKEIAPGVVTVKVEPGLSVEQQAERIVKEGFNGIEPAIALECTGVESSIGAAIWAMKFGGKVFVIGVGRNEIQIPFMRASVREVDLQFQYRYSNTWPRAIRLVQSKVLDMSRLVTHRFPLEEALKAFNTASDPKTGAIKVQIQSLD; this is encoded by the exons atgtcgacgacgacgacaacaacaaaagtaAAGGCCTCCAAGGCCAACATTGGTGTCTTCACCAACCCTGGCCATGACCTCTGGATCGACTCAGCCGAACCAAGCTTGGAAAGCGTCCAGCAAGGCAGCCCAGAGCTcaaagaaggggaggtgaCAGTTGCCATCAGAAGCACGGGTATCTGCGG CTCCGACGTCCACTTCTGGAAGCACGGCTGTATTGGCCCCATGATCGTAACCTGTGACCACGTCCTCGGTCACGAATCCGCCGGTGAGATCATCGCCGTCCACCCCTCCGTCAAGACCCTCCAAGTCGGAGACCGCGTAGCCATCGAGCCCCAGGTCATCTGTAACGAGTGCGAGCCCTGCCTCACCGGCAGATACAATGGGTGCGAGAAGGTCGACTTCCTGTCTACACCCCCAGTGGCAGGCTTGTTAAGACGGTATGTCAACCACAAGGCTGTCTGGTGCCACAAGATTGGGGATATGAGCTATGAGGACGGGGCGATGCTCGAGCCGCTGAGCGTAGCTTTGGCTGGCATGCAGAGGGCGGGTGTGAGGCTGGGAGATCCGGTGTTGATTTGCGGGGCGGGGCCGATTGGGTTGATTACGCTGCTTTGTTGCCAGGCGGCAGGGGCGTGTCCGTTGGTCATCACGGATATTgatgaggggaggttgaagttTGCAAAAGAGATCgcgccgggggtggtgacggtgaagGTTGAGCCTGGGTTGAGCGTGGAACAGCAGGCGGAGAGGATTGTCAAGGAGGGGTTCAATGGTATCGAGCCGGCGATTGCATTGGAGTGTACCGGCGTTGAGAGCTCGATTGGGGCGGCCATCTGGGCCATGAAGTTTGGAGGCAAGGTGTTTGTAattggggtggggaggaacGAGATTCAGATTCCGTTTATGAGGGCGAGCGTGAGGGAGGTTGATTTGCAGTTTCAGTATCGGTATAGCAACACCTGGCCGAGGGCGATTAGGTTGGTGCAGAGCAAGGTGCTGGATATGTCGAGGTTGGTTACGCATAGGTTTCCTCTGGAGGAGGCGCTGAAGGCGTTTAATACGGCGAGTGATCCGAAGACGGGGGCGATCAAGGTGCAGATTCAGAGCTTGGATTAG
- a CDS encoding uncharacterized protein (EggNog:ENOG503P9SB): MLRRPSRSATDTAYSTGFHETIKMRLPSLLAVWAIVASSMAVARPIVCPDLKRDLILKGELAPEACCSYGRCLGDVVIAMA; encoded by the exons ATGCTTCGCCGTCCCTCCCGCTCGGCGACCGACACGGCGTACTCGACAGGATTCCATGAGACCA TCAAGATGCGacttccttctctcctcgcCGTCTGGGCCATCGTGGCAAGCAGCATGGCCGTAGCAAGACCAATTGTCTGCCCAGAT CTAAAACGTGACCTTATCCTCAAAGGCGAGCTCGCTCCAGAGGCTTGCTGCTCCTATGGTCGATGCCTAGGGGACGTGGTGATAGCCATGGCTTGA
- the YET3 gene encoding Endoplasmic reticulum transmembrane protein 3 (COG:U; EggNog:ENOG503NZWT; BUSCO:EOG09264XKX), protein MTLYYTLVFMLLVAEMALFMLLVVPLPFTMRRKLFTFISENPIVAKVQYWLKITFVFILILFIDSVNRVYRVQVELAAATEGNNGQSATAIMGHERLEVQARKFYSQRNMYLCGFTLFLSLILNRTYIMILETLRLEEKIKLYEGSEKNTKQAEKLAQAGDAGEIARLKREIKLRDQDIATLKKQSEGLHREYDELAERYGATQENGKLSKKDK, encoded by the exons ATGACGCTCTACTACACCTTG GTCTTTATGCTACTAGTAGCAGAGATGGCCTTGTTCATGCTCTTGGTCGTCCCACTGCCATTTACGATGCGCAGGAAGCTCTTTAC CTTCATTTCCGAGAATCCGATTGTCGCAAAAGTACAATACTGGCTCAAGATCACCTttgtcttcatcctcatcctgtTCATCGACAGCGTAAATCGTGTTTACCGCGTCCAGGTCGAACTTGCCGCCGCAACTGAGGGTAACAATGGACAGAGCGC AACTGCCATAATGGGACACGAGCGTCTCGAAGTCCAGGCCCGCAAGTTTTACTCGCAGCGCAACATGTACCTCTGCGGCTTCACACTCTTCTtgtccctcatcctcaaccgcACCTACATCATGATCCTCGAGACGCTCCgcctggaggagaagatcaagctGTACGAGGGCTCCGAGAAGAACACCAAGCAAGCCGAGAAGCTCGCACaggctggtgatgctggtgagATTGCGcggttgaagagggagatcAAGCTTCGTGATCAAGACATTGCTACCCTCAAGAAGCAGTCCGAGGGTTTGCACAGGGAGTATGACGAGTTGGCTGAGAGATATGGTGCCACGCAGGAGAATGGCAAGCTTTCCAAGAAGGACAAATAG
- a CDS encoding uncharacterized protein (EggNog:ENOG503PAHQ; COG:S): protein MAISIGPLPISPVSSSHSPPSRKDEMLSRSSSEPIPLPRRFSVLKERLVSGKESTLVPSWQRLIQSLSDEVDLVSSLGSQAVPTIDFSNIKKPGVAGVFREGLRQRGVAIIRNVIPRHTAEDLYQGAMGYLDENAEKRPRTPQESDLQELYWSAAQIKARGHPNVLEAQRFAMGLWTSKDPKARVTTNFPITYADRIRTGQKTADTRSPAAAHIDGGSVERWETDGYGRAGTYNEIFQGQWEDYNPWESSTRLTVTSDLYHKAGACSIFRMYQGWLALSPGPSSMRVCPLLKHATAYFLLRPFFSPSSSSSSSPESKNWAFTPTNSILHGALPSYAQEINSSIHPHLQLRRSLIDIPDLSPGDYLIWHPDLIHSITSSSPTPSASVMYLPCVPLTQTNALYLSRQRKSFLLGCPGPDFFDGCGYGSGHGRGEAHYIGRPGVQEISDAGGEEGLRAMGLLPWDEEEADTDFEREVLAMANGILFPDLYDMY from the exons ATGGCCATTTCTATAGGGCCTCTTCCGATCTCCCCAGTCTCCTCGAGCCATTCACCCCCGTCGAGAAAGGATGAGATGCTTTCACGATCATCCTCCGAGCCAATACCCCTCCCGCGGCGGTTTAGTGTCCTGAAGGAAAGATTAGTATCCGGAAAGGAATCGACACTTGTGCCCTCATGGCAGCGCCTGATACAGAGCCTCTCGGACGAGGTTGATCTTGTATCATCTTTGGGGTCACAAGCTGTCCCCACCATCGACTTttccaacatcaagaaacCCGGGGTGGCCGGGGTCTTCCGGGAAGGCCTTCGACAGAGAGGCGTTGCTATCATACGCAATGTGATACCACGGCATACTGCGGAGGACTTGTACCAAGGAGCTATGGGGTATCTTGACGAAAATGCAGAGAAAAGGCCAAGGACTCCTCAGGAATCTGACCTACAGGAACTGTATTGGAGTGCAGCTCAGATCAAGGCAAGGGGACACCCCAATGTCTTGGAAGCTCAACGTTTTGCCATGGGGTTATGGACTTCGAAAGATCCAAAGGCGAGGGTGACCACGAATTTCCCGATCACTTATGCCGACCGAATCAGGACAGGTCAAAAGACGGCAGACACGAGGTCCCCCGCGGCAGCTCATATTGATGGCGGCAGTGTGGAAAGATGGGAGACGGACGGGTATGGAAGGGCAGGCACCTACAATGAGATATTCCAGGGGCAATGGGAAGATTACAACCCATGGGAG AGCAGCACCCGTCTGACAGTAACCTCGGACCTCTACCACAAAGCCGGCGCATGCTCCATCTTCAGGATGTACCAAGGCTGGCTCGCCTTATCGCCGGGGCCCTCCTCCATGCGCGTCTGTCCTTTGCTCAAGCACGCAACAGCttacttcctcctccgccctttcttctccccctcttcttcttcctcctcctccccggaaTCAAAAAACTGGGCATTCACACCCACAAACTCCATCCTCCACggcgccctcccctcctacGCCCAGGAAATAAACTCGtccatccacccccacctccagctCCGCCGCTCTCTAATCGACATCCCCGACCTCTCCCCAGGCGACTACCTAATCTGGCACCCCGACCTCATCCACTCCatcacctcttcctccccgaccCCCTCAGCAAGCGTGATGTACCTCCCCTGCGTGCCCCTAACCCAAACAAACGCCCTCTACCTCTCCCGCCAGCGGAAATCTTTTCTCCTCGGCTGCCCCGGCCCAGATTTCTTTGACGGGTGCGGCTACGGGAGCGGTCACGGCAGGGGAGAAGCACACTACATTGGCCGTCCAGGCGTCCAAGAAATAAGCGACgccggcggggaggaagggcTTCGGGCGATGGGCCTGCTGCCttgggacgaggaggaggcggatacggattttgagagggaggtgcTCGCCATGGCGAACGGGATCTTGTTCCCCGACTTGTATGACATGTATTGA
- a CDS encoding uncharacterized protein (EggNog:ENOG503Q3GS; COG:S) — translation MGSSTIPSADNITDSEFHEYLSRYPACLEAISKSKGTKEGQKSLSELDAYRYGEALEQFGQEKPKQMTIEDVKLLVEWKLRHGKFRPSLMKLVSSNDPKTLKETIRKAVAQYHQAKKQWPQALDILTQLKGIGPATASLLLAVHAPNNIIFFADEAFYWLEYDGSKGPIKYNKNEYSQLTLKAQALAKRLGVRAVDIEKVAFTIMRGDHTQASGKAAATAEKAEENDKGAATDQEDKPATKTEPEEKTIKSKPPAKRKTSGDNADTNVPIRRSKRGKQA, via the exons ATGGGAAGCTCGACCATCCCGTCTGCGGATAATATAACCGACAGCGAATTTCATGAGTACCTTAGCAGATACCCGGCCTGTCTTGAGGCTATTTCCAAAAGCAAAGGCA CCAAAGAAGGCCAAAAGTCTCTGTCTGAGCTTGATGCCTATCGATATGGCGAAGCCCTTGAGCAGTTTGGCCAGGAAAAGCCCAAACAAATGACGATTGAAGATGTCAAATTGCTGGTCGAATGGAAGCT TCGCCATGGGAAATTCAGACCCTCTCTCATGAAGCTCGTTTCATCAAACGATCCCAAGACTTTGAAAGAAACGATACGAAAGGCCGTAGCTCAGTACCaccaggccaagaagcagtgGCCTCAGGCCCTGGATATTCTCACTCAGCTCAAGGGCATCGGGCCGGCCACCGCCTCGCTACTACTTGCTGTTCACGCTCCAAATAACATCATCTTTTTTGCCGATGAGGCCTTTTATTGGCTGGAGTATGATGGGTCCAAGGGACCCATCAAGTACAACAAGAACGAGTACTCCCAGTTGACTCTGAAAGCCCAGGCCTTGGCGAAGAGGCTTGGTGTGAGAGCCGTCGATATAGAAAAGGTGGCTTTTACCATTATGAGGGGCGACCATACCCAAGCCTCTGGAAAGGCGGCTGCCACGGCGGAAAAGGCAGAGGAGAACGACAAGGGAGCGGCAACGGACCAGGAAGACAAGCCGGCAACCAAAACAGAGCCCGAAGAGAAAACCATCAAGTCTAAGCCACCGGCCAAAAGGAAGACTTCCGGTGACAATGCCGACACTAACGTCCCTATCCGCCGTTCCAAACGAGGGAAACAAGCTTAG
- a CDS encoding uncharacterized protein (EggNog:ENOG503P6S6; COG:S): MGGGNGAKAAQKRARNAKDAAPKAASQLKSNEKAMNIICNICKQTFLSTSRKPQLEQHSSSGKHAGKHTFEQCFPEYKE, from the exons ATGGGTGGAGGTAAC GGAGCCAAGGCCGCGCAGAAGCGTGCCCGCAACGCAAAGGATGCTGCCCCCAAGGCCGCTTCTCAGCTCAAGAGC AACGAGAAGGCCATGAACATCATTTGCAACATCTGCAAGCAGACCTTCCTCTCGACCTCCCGCAAGCCCCAGCTCGAGCAGCActccagcagcggcaagCACGCCGGGAAACACACGTTTGAGCAGTGCTTCCCCGAGTACAAGGAGTAG
- a CDS encoding uncharacterized protein (EggNog:ENOG503NW5I; COG:Q) yields the protein MSFTSIPILDLAQASDPATKPQFLAELRHALMEVGFLYLKNVGIPDELFKQVISEGKAFFDIPEEEKLKIEMKNAPSFLGYSRLSAEITAGGIDHREQIDLSTEHTLPGPDAPLYDNLLAPNQWPSSSILPNFRETFTEYMNRMGEISISFTSLIAEAIDLPPDAFNKYFDGPGFGGRQNQTQQHKLKIVKYPDVGTLGSGKGNQGVGPHKDSMLTSYLLQASQHRGLQVQNMRGEWIDCPPIDGTLVVAIGQGLEALTQGVCVSTTHRVLSPEAGKGARYSIPFFQGVSGDAEFEDLENVGVGQVKEEIKELRRRVLEKNGGRLDDVEFTFRKGGVAKTLGEATLRNRVKSHQDVGEIWYPDILESVRAEQAALARKKSPVVEAVPIVGEGKAVEAH from the exons ATGTCCTTtacatccatccccatcctcgacCTGGCTCAGGCCTCAGACCCAGCGACGAAACCGCAGTTCCTCGCCGAGCTGCGCCATGCCCTCATGGAAGTCGGGTTTTTGTATCTTAAAAACGTCGGCATCCCAGATGAGCTCTTCAAACAAGTCATCAGCGAGGGCAAAGCCTTTTTTGACATTcccgaagaagaaaa ACTCAAAATCGAAATGAAAAACGCCCCCTCCTTCCTGGGCTACTCCCGTCTCTCTGCCGAGATCACCGCCGGAGGGATCGACCACCGCGAGCAGATCGACTTGTCAACTGAGCACACCCTCCCCGGCCCCGACGCCCCCTTATacgacaacctcctcgcgCCTAACCAGTGGCCCTCTTCATCCATCTTGCCCAACTTCCGGGAGACATTCACCGAGTACATGAACCGCATGGGGGAGATATCCATttccttcacctccctcatcgccgagGCCATCGACCTCCCTCCCGACGCATTCAACAAGTACTTTGACGGCCCTGGCTTCGGCGGGAGACAAAACCAAACGCAGCAGCACAAGCTCAAGATTGTGAAGTACCCCGACGTGGGCACGTTGGGGAGCGGGAAGGGAAATCAAGGGGTTGGGCCGCACAAGGATAGTATGCTGACTAGTTACTTGCTGCAGGCTAGTCAGCACAGGGGATTGCAGGTGCAGAAtatgaggggggagtggatTGATTGCCCTCCTATTGACGGGACGCTTGTCGTGGCGATAGGGCAGGGGCTGGAGGCGCTCACTCAGGGGGTTTGTGTGAGTACTACGCACAGGGTCTTGTCTCCGGAGGCGGGCAAAGGGGCGAGGTATAGCATTCCTTTCTTTCAGGGCGTGAGCGGGGACGCAGAATTTGAGGATTTGGAGAATGTGGGGGTGGGacaggtgaaggaggagatcaaggaactgaggaggagggtgctggagaagaatgGGGGAAggctggatgatgttgagttTACGTTTAGGAAGGGAGGCGTGGCCAAGACGTTGGGAGAGGCGACGTTGAGGAACCGGGTCAAGAGCCATCAGGATGTGGGTGAGATTTGGTATCCGGACATTTTGGAGAGCGTGAGGGCTGAGCAGGCTgcgttggcgaggaagaagagtcCCGTCGTGGAGGCGGTGCCCATTGTAGGCGAGGGGAAGGCTGTGGAGGCTCATTAA